The Nicotiana tabacum cultivar K326 chromosome 1, ASM71507v2, whole genome shotgun sequence genome segment AGGCTTGTACCAACCAAGAACAGACATCATCCTTGGGATGTCTTTTGAAGTATAATGATATTGTGTAAGGCATAAGATATTCACATGAGTATTTTtttgatattctctcaagcattgaAGATCTCATCCAGCATTAAAGTCAcaagtgtgtcaagaacaagaagacaactacTACAGACCAGTTTCACTAGGAGTCTATGtgtgtccttagttgagttgtaatcttgtgttttgttcttcattgtaactcctatcttgctttcttagaagctttgttttaggaaactcaaaatcataaactatttgaggttgtgttgtgcctagagttagtcataagttgAAGTCTTTGAAACtagtgagtgacaaagtggcttgtgataagtgtattacaagttagagtgagtaaagtctttgtaatagagtcattacaaagtggcttgtaatagtgtagTGACAAgctagtgaagttgaaatcctaccagtgTAGATCGTGGTTTTTGTACTCTtaagttgggatttttccacgtaaaaatcctgtgTCTTATTTACATACTGTTTCAGTAGTTAGCACTAAGAGAACTGATATAGGACTAGGTCTCTATACagttggtggactcatataaactatcaattggtatcaaagcacgttctttctaaaaggttaacacctagaacgGATCTCAATGGCTACTCTACCTAACTTTGAGGAAGaacaatcaacctacagacctcctagATTTAATGGTCAGTATTACGGCTGGTGGAAGACTCTTATGCATCATTTTATAATGGCAGAAGACTCCGAGCTATGGGACGTCATTTGTGATGATCCATATGTTCCTATGAAGAAGCTTGGAGAATCTGGACTAATGGTGCCAAAAACCAGAAAAGAATACGGCGATATTAATAGAAAAGCTATTGAGAAGAACTTTCGTGCCAAGAAGTTCTTGGTATATGGTATAGGACCTGATAAGTACAATAGAATGTCAGCCTGTCAATCTGCCAAGAATATATGGGAAGCATTGCAAACATCACATGAAGGAACTACTCAGGTTAAACAGTCCAAGATTGACATGTTCACCACTGAGTATGAGCTTTTTAGGATGAAAGATGATGAGTCTATACAAGACATGCACACTAGATTCACATCTATCATAAATGAGTTTCATTCACTTGGATAAATTATTCCTAAAAATAAGCTTGTAAGGAAGGTTCTTAGTGTTCTACCTAGCTCTTGGGAGAGTAAGGTGAATGCcatcactgaagctaaagatttacaaactctaaccatggatgagctcattggaaatctgaagacatacgagatgaaaagaaagaaatacagtgaaagaagagagccaaagaaggagaagaacctggtgcTCAAGGCTGAAAACAATGACTCAAGTGAACAAGATAGTAATATGCCTATCTCACTaaaagatttcaaaagatggttcgaagaaatggtggCATACCTAAGAGGGGCAGTTCAAGTAAACCAAGGAACTATGATCTCTGTtacaagtgaggaaaaccagggCATTTAATCAAAGACTGCCCACTTCTGAAACAGGAGCATTACAAACACAACTCTGATAAAGCAGCAAAAAGAATTCAGTTCCTGACAAACGATTCAGCCGAAAAAGTGTAGCTGACAATGTTGTaaagcaagctcttgctgcatggggagactcctccagtgaATCAGAAGAGGAACCAGATGTAGGAAacagttccatgatggcagtggaaaaTGAAGCAAAGGAATATGATTCATTGTTTGCATTGATGGCTCAGTCCAGTGATTGATGAAGAGGATgacaatgatgaggtaaatttcagggatgttcagagaaatctgaagtcTTACTCTTCAAAGAAATTGATGTTCTTAGCAAATGTTCTAATTGATACATATTATAGTCTTGTTAATGATAAAGATGTCCTAATCATAGAGCTAGGAGATgctgaacaatctagagatgatctggtGGTCTGTGTGGTTGATTTAAATGAGACCATAGGcaatcttgaaaaagaaaaagaagttctaactgaaaaaataaatattgtagaaaatgagagagatgattTGATGGTAGTGGTTGTTGACTTGAAGGAAACCGTAGAGAACCTTAGCAAAGAAAAGAATACTCTAGTagtgtcgcacccccttttttgcCTCCGCggagag includes the following:
- the LOC142162903 gene encoding uncharacterized protein LOC142162903, whose product is MATLPNFEEEQSTYRPPRFNGQYYGWWKTLMHHFIMAEDSELWDVICDDPYVPMKKLGESGLMVPKTRKEYGDINRKAIEKNFRAKKFLVYGIGPDKYNRMSACQSAKNIWEALQTSHEGTTQVKQSKIDMFTTEYELFRMKDDESIQDMHTRFTSIINEFHSLG